In one window of Pseudodesulfovibrio sediminis DNA:
- a CDS encoding bifunctional acetate--CoA ligase family protein/GNAT family N-acetyltransferase, translating to MSVTNLQYLFKPRSVAVIGATNDPKNAGNIVMRNIMASGFLGPVMPVSNEAEAISGVLTHPSVKHLPKTPDLAVVCSPLDEVPEIIHSLKERGTRGAVLMGAGFASMSKEERDDIKATILGIAKPPDIRIIGPKSLGFMVPSLNLNASLAHAAVEPGKVAFISQSDSLFATVLDWAIAKGVGFSHMIALGSRIDVSFSDILDYLGSDPLTRSIMLYVESIKDAREFMSAARAASRNKPVLVIRPGQALDTVLGDLKLRETGDHHLMDAVYDVAFRRAGMLRVENIDGLFDAAQTLGTPRQVYGKNLAILTNGTSAGILAADRLLSGGGKLAPLSEDTIKAIDGVLGEENWSRANPVDIPFNADGKQYSEVLKLLIKDKTSNGILVMHVPWTAQPDVEVAEALRDSLKRVKRMVLTAWLGIGAAEHSREVFRDAGIPTYDSPTHAVRAFLYMAEYLRNQDMLIETPDSLPSDFFPDTSGARAIVDKALQEERTSLTEPEAKAILAAYGIPVVETRIAVSAKEAVIAADEIGYPVALKLRSPQIPQPFDVGGVLLDLETPERVWEGGASILARCTRERPDAYIEGFTVQKMGRRPGAHELSVSATVDSVFGPVIHFGHGGMAREVIQDQALTLPPLSMSLAKELVERTRISTLLKGTPSQPPVDIDDICLTLIQLSQLIVDVPQITYIDINPLYADAEGVLALSGKIDIAPFDGHGEARLAIRPYPRELEECVTLKTGRNVTLRPIRPEDEETHRVFLANLSDEDLRLRFFGVVQRDFDHKDIAGFTQIDYDREMAFIATALDERGEPETLGVMRTNTKPDNTEAEFAIVVRSDQKGEGLGSMLFHKGIQYTKLRGTSRLTGQTMAENKAMQGLSKKFGFVIKPDPYDEDLVEMVLDMEKVEG from the coding sequence ATGAGCGTCACCAATCTTCAATATCTCTTCAAGCCCAGGTCCGTGGCGGTCATCGGCGCCACCAATGACCCCAAGAACGCGGGCAATATTGTCATGCGCAACATTATGGCAAGCGGTTTTCTCGGACCGGTCATGCCCGTCTCAAACGAAGCCGAGGCCATTTCCGGCGTGCTTACCCATCCGTCGGTCAAGCATCTGCCAAAGACCCCGGATCTGGCAGTGGTCTGTTCTCCTCTGGACGAAGTGCCGGAGATCATTCACTCGCTCAAGGAGCGCGGCACACGCGGCGCCGTGCTCATGGGCGCGGGCTTCGCTTCCATGAGCAAAGAGGAACGGGATGACATCAAAGCCACTATTCTCGGCATTGCCAAACCACCGGATATTCGTATTATCGGCCCGAAATCATTGGGGTTCATGGTCCCTTCGTTGAATCTCAACGCTTCCCTGGCCCACGCGGCGGTGGAGCCGGGCAAGGTCGCTTTCATTTCGCAGTCAGACTCCCTGTTCGCCACGGTCCTTGACTGGGCCATAGCCAAGGGCGTGGGCTTTTCCCACATGATCGCCCTTGGCAGTCGTATTGATGTCTCTTTTTCCGATATTCTGGACTATCTCGGCTCGGACCCGCTGACACGGTCGATCATGCTCTATGTGGAGTCCATCAAGGACGCCCGCGAGTTCATGTCCGCGGCCCGAGCCGCCTCGCGCAACAAACCCGTGCTGGTCATCCGGCCCGGGCAGGCCCTGGATACGGTGCTGGGCGACCTGAAACTGCGTGAAACCGGCGACCATCACCTCATGGACGCGGTCTATGACGTGGCCTTCCGGCGTGCGGGCATGCTCCGGGTGGAGAACATCGACGGCCTTTTTGACGCGGCCCAGACACTGGGTACGCCGAGGCAGGTCTATGGCAAGAATCTCGCCATCCTGACCAACGGCACCTCCGCCGGTATTCTGGCGGCGGACAGACTGCTCTCTGGCGGCGGCAAGCTGGCTCCCCTGTCCGAGGACACCATCAAGGCCATTGACGGCGTACTCGGCGAAGAGAACTGGTCTCGGGCCAATCCCGTGGATATCCCGTTCAACGCGGATGGCAAACAGTACTCGGAAGTCCTCAAACTTTTGATCAAGGACAAGACTTCAAACGGCATCCTGGTCATGCATGTGCCGTGGACGGCACAGCCTGACGTGGAGGTGGCCGAGGCCCTGCGTGATTCCCTCAAACGGGTCAAGCGCATGGTGCTGACCGCCTGGCTCGGTATCGGCGCGGCAGAGCACTCCCGCGAGGTCTTTCGTGATGCGGGCATTCCTACATATGATTCGCCCACCCATGCGGTGCGGGCCTTTCTGTACATGGCCGAGTATCTGCGAAATCAGGACATGCTCATCGAGACCCCGGATTCCCTGCCTTCCGACTTTTTCCCGGATACCTCGGGCGCACGCGCCATCGTGGACAAGGCGTTGCAGGAAGAGCGCACGTCCCTGACCGAACCGGAGGCCAAGGCCATTCTGGCGGCATACGGCATCCCCGTTGTCGAGACCCGCATCGCGGTGTCGGCCAAGGAAGCCGTCATAGCCGCTGACGAGATCGGCTACCCCGTGGCGCTGAAGCTCAGGAGTCCCCAGATTCCCCAACCCTTTGACGTGGGCGGCGTGCTGCTTGATCTGGAAACGCCGGAGCGCGTCTGGGAAGGCGGGGCGTCAATACTGGCCCGCTGCACTCGTGAGCGGCCCGACGCCTATATCGAGGGGTTCACGGTCCAGAAAATGGGTCGCAGACCCGGCGCACATGAACTTTCCGTGAGCGCGACCGTGGACTCGGTCTTTGGTCCGGTGATCCACTTCGGACATGGCGGCATGGCCCGTGAAGTCATTCAGGATCAGGCCCTTACCCTGCCGCCGCTCTCCATGAGTCTGGCCAAGGAGCTGGTGGAACGCACTCGCATCTCGACGCTGCTCAAGGGAACGCCTTCGCAACCGCCTGTTGACATTGATGACATCTGTCTGACCCTCATTCAGCTTTCCCAGTTGATCGTTGATGTCCCGCAGATCACCTATATCGACATCAACCCGCTTTATGCCGACGCCGAAGGCGTGCTGGCCCTGAGCGGTAAGATCGACATTGCCCCCTTTGACGGACATGGCGAGGCCCGGCTGGCCATCAGGCCCTATCCGAGGGAGCTGGAAGAGTGTGTCACGCTCAAGACCGGACGCAATGTCACCTTGCGTCCCATTCGTCCCGAAGACGAAGAGACCCATCGGGTCTTCCTGGCAAATCTGTCGGACGAAGATCTGCGCCTGCGGTTCTTCGGCGTGGTGCAGCGTGATTTTGACCACAAGGATATCGCCGGGTTCACCCAGATCGATTATGACCGTGAGATGGCCTTCATCGCCACCGCACTGGATGAAAGGGGCGAGCCGGAGACTCTCGGAGTCATGCGCACCAACACCAAGCCGGATAATACCGAAGCCGAATTCGCCATCGTGGTCCGCTCCGACCAGAAGGGCGAAGGGCTGGGGTCCATGCTCTTTCACAAGGGTATCCAATATACCAAGCTGCGCGGCACGTCCCGCTTGACCGGACAGACTATGGCCGAGAACAAGGCCATGCAGGGGCTTTCCAAGAAATTCGGTTTCGTGATCAAGCCTGATCCCTATGACGAGGATCTGGTGGAGATGGTGCTTGATATGGAGAAGGTGGAAGGCTGA
- a CDS encoding FlxA-like family protein — translation MAIESLAQQTSVFVDSLGIKPTATEKKADDASQEAKTPEQGDTITISEEARALAAMEKPDESSSNSSEEGNTMDSTIQMLKKQIEELEEDIKELEDGDLPEKEKLTQLQDKQVQLMQLKDQLLKAQQEQLGIEGMADGGGTRANGAGNSAASF, via the coding sequence ATGGCAATAGAATCATTGGCACAACAAACATCGGTATTTGTGGATTCCTTGGGAATCAAACCCACCGCTACGGAAAAAAAAGCGGATGACGCAAGTCAGGAAGCCAAGACTCCTGAACAGGGGGATACCATCACCATCTCCGAAGAAGCCCGCGCTCTGGCGGCCATGGAAAAGCCCGACGAATCCAGCAGCAACTCTTCTGAAGAAGGCAACACCATGGATTCCACCATCCAGATGCTCAAGAAGCAGATCGAAGAGCTGGAGGAGGATATCAAGGAGCTGGAGGATGGCGACCTGCCTGAAAAGGAGAAGTTGACCCAACTCCAGGACAAGCAGGTCCAGCTCATGCAGCTCAAGGACCAGCTCCTCAAGGCCCAGCAGGAACAACTCGGAATTGAAGGCATGGCCGATGGCGGCGGCACCCGCGCCAACGGAGCCGGCAACAGCGCGGCGTCCTTCTAG
- a CDS encoding RHS repeat domain-containing protein: MLYDDHMHDRYCAFTYNPDCDCYEREWIHYADGTFEPVRRVGALSKKWKTERANANWWAVRKPVEWRPWHEGFGFSWNHSLGEQGKPATWGDKSKAELAAGDAPYFIELKKAADRRVESRTERLDGRREQWRFVYDHAGRLTSVIADTGWCEDFEYDGRGRRKADYRMGRTPFMRVFSYTDDDRLLSVEQVQYAHDDRGFRSARIEGNTRTEYHYGPELCLQAVHMPSGHVIAYQHDEDNLRAQKLVNGSPLEAYDWLDRDRLGRFFDGETEYVFLYEGEARLPQAVTIGSALFQLGYDQVGSLKAVVAENGDMVKMTQYGPFGDILWDSNPGLRMPLGFAGGLYDPDTGFVRFGHHDYDPDTGRWIGPASCGERSGRADRLGCCLDDPVNLAARSCLLRSLCGAD, from the coding sequence ATGTTGTATGACGATCATATGCACGATCGGTATTGCGCATTCACCTACAACCCTGATTGCGACTGCTATGAGCGGGAGTGGATTCACTATGCGGACGGTACGTTTGAGCCTGTGCGCCGTGTCGGCGCATTGTCAAAGAAATGGAAGACTGAGCGGGCAAATGCCAACTGGTGGGCGGTTCGCAAACCGGTGGAGTGGCGTCCCTGGCATGAAGGGTTCGGCTTTTCGTGGAATCATTCCCTGGGTGAACAGGGCAAACCCGCGACATGGGGCGACAAGAGCAAGGCAGAGCTGGCCGCCGGTGACGCGCCCTACTTCATCGAGCTGAAAAAAGCGGCGGATAGGCGCGTGGAGTCCCGCACCGAACGGCTTGATGGCCGGCGTGAGCAATGGCGTTTTGTGTATGATCATGCGGGGCGTCTGACGTCGGTCATTGCCGACACGGGGTGGTGCGAGGATTTCGAGTACGATGGAAGAGGTCGCCGCAAAGCCGATTATCGTATGGGACGGACTCCGTTCATGCGCGTGTTCTCCTACACGGATGACGACCGTCTGTTGTCCGTGGAGCAGGTGCAGTATGCGCATGATGACCGGGGCTTTCGATCAGCCAGGATCGAAGGAAACACCAGAACCGAGTATCACTATGGGCCAGAGTTGTGCCTTCAGGCCGTGCATATGCCGTCTGGGCATGTGATTGCCTACCAGCATGACGAAGACAATCTGCGCGCGCAGAAGCTGGTGAATGGTTCGCCTTTGGAAGCATACGACTGGCTTGATCGGGATCGTCTGGGCCGTTTTTTTGACGGCGAAACAGAATACGTTTTCCTGTATGAAGGAGAGGCGCGGCTGCCGCAGGCCGTGACCATCGGTTCAGCCTTGTTTCAACTCGGTTATGATCAGGTCGGTTCACTGAAAGCGGTTGTCGCTGAAAATGGCGACATGGTCAAAATGACGCAATACGGGCCGTTTGGTGACATCCTGTGGGATTCCAATCCGGGCCTGCGCATGCCGCTCGGTTTTGCCGGTGGATTGTATGACCCTGATACCGGGTTTGTCCGGTTCGGGCATCACGACTATGATCCGGACACGGGTCGATGGATCGGTCCTGCATCATGTGGAGAGCGCAGCGGGCGTGCAGATCGGCTTGGGTGTTGTCTGGATGATCCCGTCAACCTGGCGGCCCGGTCTTGCCTGTTACGAAGTCTTTGTGGTGCGGACTGA
- a CDS encoding tetratricopeptide repeat protein, whose protein sequence is MRCFPLILFLSAALMCSGCLGQTSPHVRSFSKEEQSDHARHAEAAEIYDQAMLLMHGGEFLEPDAALELLNHALELDPTLVNAHYYRATLLVQKGRGAEGLADVDTVIKARPDFKEAHFIRGGLMLQNSEFEQAIKDYTKVIEIDPNIAEAYARRGICYSELNRKTEAVADFTSALALNPAHVDAHYFRGKALEDTGNLEGALHDLTEAFVLASHNVRIIEGRAQVARKLKEYDLAAADYRRAIVLSPGVARYYSSLGDVLLASGDKANAITAVEQALRLARAYGDARMIAIYDEQLTIFRAWVYK, encoded by the coding sequence ATGCGTTGTTTCCCCTTAATACTGTTTCTGTCCGCGGCACTGATGTGCTCAGGTTGCCTGGGGCAGACCAGTCCCCACGTCAGATCGTTTTCCAAGGAAGAACAGAGCGACCATGCGCGTCATGCAGAAGCGGCCGAGATCTATGATCAGGCCATGCTGCTCATGCATGGTGGGGAATTTCTGGAGCCGGACGCCGCGCTTGAGCTGCTCAATCATGCGCTTGAGCTGGATCCGACATTGGTCAACGCGCATTATTATCGGGCAACGCTGCTGGTGCAGAAGGGACGGGGCGCCGAGGGGTTGGCCGATGTGGATACGGTCATCAAAGCCAGGCCGGACTTCAAGGAAGCCCATTTCATCCGGGGTGGGCTGATGCTGCAGAACTCGGAGTTCGAGCAGGCTATCAAGGACTACACCAAGGTCATTGAAATCGACCCCAATATTGCCGAAGCCTATGCCCGGAGGGGGATCTGCTACTCGGAGTTGAATAGGAAGACCGAGGCCGTCGCCGACTTTACCAGCGCCCTGGCCTTGAATCCGGCCCATGTCGACGCCCATTATTTTCGAGGAAAAGCGCTGGAGGACACCGGCAATCTGGAGGGGGCGCTTCATGATCTGACCGAGGCCTTTGTCCTTGCCTCTCACAATGTCCGTATCATCGAGGGGCGGGCGCAGGTGGCACGCAAGCTCAAGGAGTATGATCTGGCGGCCGCCGACTACAGGCGCGCCATCGTGCTCAGCCCCGGTGTTGCGCGGTACTATTCCAGCCTGGGAGACGTCCTGCTGGCCTCTGGAGACAAGGCCAACGCGATCACGGCCGTAGAGCAGGCACTGCGGCTTGCCCGTGCCTACGGGGATGCACGCATGATCGCCATCTACGACGAGCAGCTCACCATCTTTCGGGCCTGGGTCTATAAATAA
- a CDS encoding terminase large subunit domain-containing protein gives MTNELYTPRKHQAEIEGSLARFSVLVCHRRFGKTVLSVNRLIKAARSTKRSDWRGAYIAPLYRQAKTVVWDELKRYCGQGSDECTVKFNETELRADFENGARIRLFGANNPDSLRGMYLDGVVFDEVAQMPHRVWTEVIRPALSDRNGWAMFIGTPRGKNALYEIWEKAKADPDWFTALYRASETGIIHPDELAASGREMSPEEYEQEFECSFTAAIRGAYFGQLLADADRDGRVTTIRHDPTMPVHTAWDLGMSDSTSIWFAQAKPGGTYAIIDYYEASGEGLDHYARVLDQKGYKYGTHIAPHDIRVRELGTGKSRLEVARSLGIRFDIAPNIPIQDGINAVRTILSQCWFDQKRCAPGIEALRHYRRSFNDRTANFSTRPIHDWTSHAADGFRYFAVGFRQPDTGRRPSKTSNDYNPFGRKHGRP, from the coding sequence ATGACAAATGAACTCTATACACCTCGAAAACACCAAGCGGAAATAGAAGGGAGTCTGGCCCGATTTTCGGTGCTTGTCTGCCACCGACGGTTCGGCAAGACCGTGCTCTCGGTTAACCGACTCATCAAGGCCGCTCGTTCAACCAAGCGTTCTGATTGGCGCGGGGCCTATATCGCACCCCTCTACCGGCAGGCAAAAACCGTGGTCTGGGATGAACTAAAACGGTACTGCGGTCAGGGCAGCGACGAGTGTACCGTGAAATTCAACGAGACCGAACTGCGGGCCGACTTCGAGAACGGGGCACGCATCCGTCTGTTCGGGGCCAACAACCCGGACTCCCTGCGCGGCATGTATCTGGATGGCGTGGTCTTTGACGAGGTGGCGCAGATGCCGCACCGCGTCTGGACGGAAGTCATCCGGCCCGCCCTGTCGGACCGCAACGGATGGGCCATGTTCATCGGCACTCCGCGCGGCAAGAACGCCCTGTACGAGATATGGGAGAAAGCCAAGGCGGACCCGGACTGGTTCACGGCCCTGTACCGGGCTTCGGAAACCGGTATCATCCACCCGGACGAGTTGGCCGCCAGTGGCCGGGAGATGTCTCCCGAAGAATATGAACAGGAGTTCGAGTGTTCGTTCACTGCGGCCATCAGGGGCGCGTATTTCGGCCAGCTCCTGGCAGACGCGGACCGGGACGGACGGGTAACGACCATACGGCACGACCCGACCATGCCGGTGCATACGGCCTGGGACCTCGGCATGTCGGACTCCACCTCCATCTGGTTCGCCCAAGCCAAGCCAGGCGGCACCTACGCCATCATCGACTACTACGAAGCCAGCGGAGAAGGGCTGGATCATTATGCCCGCGTTCTTGATCAGAAGGGGTATAAATACGGCACGCACATCGCGCCTCACGACATCCGGGTGCGGGAGCTCGGCACCGGCAAATCACGGCTGGAAGTGGCCCGTTCGCTGGGCATCCGCTTTGACATCGCGCCGAACATCCCCATACAGGACGGCATCAATGCCGTGCGCACCATCCTGTCCCAGTGCTGGTTCGACCAGAAACGATGCGCACCGGGGATCGAAGCGTTGCGGCACTATCGCCGCTCCTTCAACGACCGTACAGCCAACTTCTCGACACGGCCGATCCACGACTGGACCAGCCACGCGGCTGACGGATTCCGCTACTTTGCCGTGGGATTCCGGCAGCCGGATACCGGCAGACGCCCGAGCAAGACCAGCAATGATTACAATCCTTTCGGGAGGAAACATGGCCGTCCATGA